From the genome of Luteibacter rhizovicinus DSM 16549:
GCCGACCGCGCCCTCCCAACCCTGGGTAACGAATGCCCCGACGATCGCGCCAATGATGGCCCAGACCACAATCATGCCTTCCCCACTCCCCACCATCCTGTGTGCGGCGAGTCTGGCATGAAATTGCGAACCGGGAGGAGCCGGCACGGCCGACCCCTCCCCTCAGCCTCCCGGGCCTGCGAATGAGGCCCGCGGACTTTTCAGGCGAACTGTTCGGTCAGCTTCGGATCGCCGCCGAAGCGGTTCGGACCGCGCGTGCCTTCCGTGCAGGCGAAGATCAGGTTCACGATCGGCACGAGAATCCACCAACCGCTGTGATCCGTGTCATGCATGCGGCGGATGCCGACGGCGACGCTCGGGAGAAGCACGGCGAGCTGATACACATTGCTCAGCATCTGGCCGCGCCCGGGACCTGATATCACGACACCGAGGATCATCAGACCGACCGCGATAAGCGTGTTGAACAGGACGAACATCCAGTATTCCTTGCGACGCGCACGGCCGTCGAATACCACGTACTTCTTGAGCACTTCCACGTACCAATTCATGCCTCTTCCTTTCTCGTCGTTTCATCCATTGATCGAACGCGAGGCGAACACA
Proteins encoded in this window:
- a CDS encoding DUF805 domain-containing protein, which translates into the protein MNWYVEVLKKYVVFDGRARRKEYWMFVLFNTLIAVGLMILGVVISGPGRGQMLSNVYQLAVLLPSVAVGIRRMHDTDHSGWWILVPIVNLIFACTEGTRGPNRFGGDPKLTEQFA